In bacterium 336/3, the following proteins share a genomic window:
- a CDS encoding cytochrome C oxidase Cbb3, translating into MVVIYVLLGISVLMASIFLLVFLWNLRSGQYEDDYTPAIRMLFDDTVPAQSIKTPQQDNQTNQ; encoded by the coding sequence ATGGTTGTGATTTATGTTTTACTCGGAATAAGTGTACTGATGGCAAGTATTTTCTTGCTTGTGTTCTTATGGAATTTACGCAGTGGGCAATACGAAGACGATTATACGCCTGCTATCCGAATGTTATTTGATGATACAGTGCCTGCACAAAGCATCAAGACTCCTCAACAAGACAATCAAACTAATCAATAA
- a CDS encoding cyclic nucleotide-binding protein gives MEQQIRQVMKQMITVSENELNDFLSQTITKTFKRQETISQPNAIPNEIFFINKGLIRVLITDHNGVEHSIHFALENQFIADYSNFIQKKPSIYSLQTLEETETVILPRSAIEWGYKNLREGQKMGRLIAEFYFIYQDDRIKNMYIRTPKQRYDNITAIFPDIHNRVPQHMIASYLGITSVHLSRLKKAKIPKV, from the coding sequence ATGGAGCAGCAAATTAGACAAGTAATGAAACAAATGATTACTGTTTCAGAAAATGAACTCAATGATTTTCTTAGTCAAACTATTACCAAAACATTTAAACGACAGGAAACAATAAGTCAACCTAATGCTATTCCAAATGAAATATTCTTTATTAATAAAGGACTTATCAGAGTTTTAATAACTGACCATAACGGAGTAGAACATAGTATACATTTTGCACTTGAAAATCAATTTATAGCTGATTATTCAAATTTCATTCAAAAAAAACCTTCCATTTATAGTTTACAGACATTAGAAGAAACAGAAACTGTTATTTTACCACGTTCTGCTATAGAATGGGGTTATAAAAACCTTAGAGAAGGTCAGAAAATGGGGCGACTAATTGCTGAATTTTACTTTATTTATCAAGATGACCGAATTAAAAACATGTATATAAGAACGCCTAAACAGCGTTATGATAATATAACAGCCATTTTTCCTGATATTCATAATAGAGTACCACAACACATGATTGCTTCATATTTGGGTATAACTTCTGTACATTTAAGTCGACTAAAAAAAGCCAAAATCCCAAAAGTATAA
- a CDS encoding short-chain dehydrogenase, with translation MKLSNNEKTRLKTKYGEWAIITGASSGIGLELATQLASAGLNLVINSRNLEKLQEIETQLKINTNIKIKIVASDVSEADGIDKIIQATQGLNVGLLIASAGYGTSGRFIDSSIHSEINMLKVNCEALLTLTHYYSQQFVQQKRGGIILMSSMVSFQGTPFAANYAATKAYVQSLAEALAVELKPYGVDVLAAAPGPVESGFSQRANMKMSMSMTPSQVGIPILKALGRKTTVLPGFLTKLLVYSLRTVPRWGKVKIMEKVMGGMTQHQRK, from the coding sequence ATGAAACTATCCAATAACGAAAAAACAAGGCTCAAAACTAAATATGGTGAATGGGCTATTATTACAGGTGCTTCCTCAGGAATTGGACTTGAATTAGCTACTCAACTAGCTTCCGCTGGGTTAAATCTTGTTATCAACTCAAGAAATTTAGAAAAACTACAAGAAATTGAAACTCAACTAAAAATAAACACCAATATTAAAATAAAAATTGTTGCTTCTGACGTTTCAGAAGCAGATGGAATTGACAAAATTATCCAAGCAACACAAGGTTTAAATGTTGGGCTTTTAATTGCTTCCGCAGGTTATGGAACATCAGGAAGATTTATTGATAGTTCAATACATTCAGAAATCAATATGCTGAAAGTAAATTGCGAAGCATTATTAACTCTCACACATTATTACAGTCAGCAATTTGTACAACAAAAACGGGGAGGAATTATTTTAATGAGTTCAATGGTTAGTTTTCAAGGAACACCCTTTGCCGCAAATTATGCAGCTACAAAAGCCTATGTACAAAGTTTGGCAGAAGCTTTGGCTGTAGAACTAAAGCCATATGGTGTTGATGTTTTGGCTGCTGCACCTGGACCTGTAGAAAGTGGATTTAGTCAGCGAGCCAATATGAAAATGTCTATGTCTATGACACCTTCTCAAGTTGGTATTCCAATTTTAAAGGCTTTAGGACGTAAAACAACCGTTTTACCTGGTTTTTTAACAAAATTATTAGTTTATTCTCTAAGAACTGTTCCAAGATGGGGTAAAGTAAAAATTATGGAAAAAGTTATGGGTGGTATGACTCAGCATCAGCGAAAATAA
- a CDS encoding cytochrome C oxidase Cbb3 (CcoN/CcoO FixN/FixO), translating to MSIQTIQNSHQTSHGVVEKFSYDNAIVRNFGIASIVFGLVGMLVGILIAFQLVFPELNLGLPYTTFGRIRPLHTNAVIFAFVGNAIFMAIYHSMQRLLKTRMFSDVLSKIHFWGWQLIILSAAITLPLGITSSKEYAELEWPIDIAITLIWVVFGINMFGTLLKRREKHVYAAIWFYIATWVTIAILHIVNSFEIPVTLTKSYSVYAGVQDALVQWWYGHNAVAFFLTTPFLGMMYYYLPKMANRPVYSYKLSILHFWTLIFIYIWAGPHHLLYSSTPNWVQSLGVVFSIMLIAPSWGGGINALLTLRGAWDKVRDDGVLKMMIVAITAYMMATFEGPMLSLKNVNAIAHFTDWIVAHVHVGALGWNGMMTFAVLYYIFPKIWNTELYSKKMVNTHFWLGTLGIVFYAVPMYVSGFVQGLMWKEFTEEGILRYGNFLDTVTKIIPMYAMRGVGGLLYYAGVIVMVYNLWKTALKGKFMANENAEAVSFRSQPIGELHGWHKVFETKPLLMLVGSLIVVSIGGLVQMIPTFVIKENIPTIASVKPYTPLELEGRDLYIREGCNACHTQLIRPFRSEVERYDPNGGQYSKSGEYVYDFPFLWGSKRTGPDLMRIGKKYPDSWHYDHMLNPQIISTGSIMPPYPWLAKNDLDASHIEDKLKVMKILGVPYSDEDVKNAKKSMDEQATAIVESLKKDKVKTDKNKEIIALIAYLQRMGTDIKAEKPQTAQK from the coding sequence ATGTCTATTCAAACTATTCAAAACTCACACCAGACTTCTCATGGCGTAGTCGAGAAATTCAGTTATGATAATGCAATCGTAAGGAATTTTGGGATTGCTTCCATTGTATTTGGTTTAGTTGGTATGTTGGTCGGGATTTTGATAGCCTTCCAACTGGTTTTTCCTGAGTTAAATCTCGGATTACCCTATACTACATTTGGGCGTATTCGTCCATTGCATACCAATGCCGTTATTTTTGCATTTGTAGGTAATGCTATTTTTATGGCAATTTATCATTCTATGCAACGATTGCTCAAAACAAGAATGTTTAGTGATGTACTAAGCAAAATTCACTTTTGGGGATGGCAATTAATTATTCTTTCGGCAGCTATTACACTACCTTTGGGAATTACAAGTTCCAAAGAATATGCAGAATTGGAGTGGCCTATTGATATAGCCATTACCCTGATTTGGGTTGTATTTGGTATCAATATGTTCGGAACGCTTCTTAAACGCAGAGAAAAGCATGTCTATGCAGCTATCTGGTTTTATATTGCTACATGGGTAACCATTGCAATCCTACACATTGTAAACTCCTTTGAGATACCTGTAACACTCACCAAAAGTTATTCTGTATATGCTGGTGTACAAGATGCTTTGGTACAATGGTGGTATGGACACAATGCAGTAGCATTTTTCTTGACAACGCCATTCTTAGGAATGATGTATTATTACTTGCCCAAAATGGCAAATAGACCTGTTTATTCTTACAAACTTTCTATTCTGCATTTTTGGACGTTGATATTCATTTATATCTGGGCTGGTCCTCACCACTTGTTATATTCTTCTACTCCTAACTGGGTACAATCTTTGGGTGTAGTATTTTCAATCATGCTGATTGCTCCTTCTTGGGGTGGTGGTATCAATGCCTTGCTTACACTTCGTGGAGCATGGGATAAAGTGAGAGATGATGGGGTTTTAAAAATGATGATTGTAGCCATTACAGCATATATGATGGCAACATTTGAAGGTCCTATGCTTTCACTCAAAAATGTAAATGCTATTGCTCACTTTACTGACTGGATTGTAGCTCACGTACACGTAGGAGCTTTAGGCTGGAATGGTATGATGACTTTTGCAGTTTTATACTACATCTTCCCTAAAATTTGGAATACGGAGCTATATTCTAAAAAGATGGTCAATACACACTTTTGGTTAGGTACACTAGGCATTGTGTTTTATGCTGTGCCTATGTATGTATCTGGTTTTGTACAAGGTCTGATGTGGAAAGAATTTACTGAGGAAGGCATTTTACGTTATGGCAATTTCTTAGATACTGTTACCAAGATTATTCCTATGTATGCAATGCGTGGAGTAGGAGGGCTTTTATACTATGCTGGTGTAATAGTGATGGTGTATAACCTTTGGAAAACTGCTTTGAAAGGAAAATTTATGGCAAATGAGAATGCAGAAGCAGTTTCTTTCCGCTCTCAACCCATTGGTGAACTTCATGGATGGCATAAAGTATTTGAAACAAAACCTTTATTGATGCTTGTGGGGTCTTTGATAGTGGTTTCTATTGGTGGTTTGGTACAGATGATACCTACTTTTGTAATAAAAGAAAATATCCCCACCATTGCCAGCGTGAAGCCCTATACACCTCTTGAGCTTGAAGGTAGAGATTTATACATCAGAGAAGGTTGTAATGCTTGCCATACACAATTAATACGCCCATTCCGTTCGGAAGTAGAAAGATACGACCCCAATGGTGGACAATACTCCAAATCTGGTGAGTATGTATATGATTTCCCATTCTTGTGGGGTTCTAAACGTACGGGACCTGATTTGATGAGAATAGGTAAAAAATATCCTGATTCATGGCACTATGATCACATGTTGAATCCTCAAATTATTTCAACAGGCTCAATTATGCCTCCATATCCTTGGTTGGCAAAAAATGACTTAGATGCTTCTCATATTGAAGATAAACTCAAAGTGATGAAAATATTAGGCGTTCCATATTCTGATGAAGACGTTAAGAATGCTAAAAAAAGCATGGATGAGCAAGCAACTGCTATTGTTGAATCTTTGAAAAAAGATAAAGTGAAAACTGATAAAAATAAAGAAATCATAGCCTTGATTGCATATCTGCAAAGGATGGGAACTGATATTAAAGCAGAAAAACCTCAAACAGCACAAAAATAA